In Musa acuminata AAA Group cultivar baxijiao chromosome BXJ2-10, Cavendish_Baxijiao_AAA, whole genome shotgun sequence, a genomic segment contains:
- the LOC103968547 gene encoding probable methyltransferase At1g29790, with translation MDSSRSHHRFSNLLCLFVLLFSNLLTFLLFSSSSSSCPPCPSSTTTTVAACATTAASASSSASSSNADASLPAEFVAFTSAQPLPFGHNPNMGSAEIHPPAGLACPLFPDDLAAFMSYPVNGSCPDDEPLAQRLLLRGCEPLPRRRCRPAAPLDPASPLPHPAALWSLPPDRSIHWSAYSCKSFRCLVDRKRSPSFDDCKDCFDILDGSRERRRWVAPSDNPLDFSIDEVLQAADPVGSVRIGLDIGGGSGTFAVRMRERNVTIVSTTMNFNGPFSSFMAARGVVPLYLSVSQRLPFFDNTLDLVHSMHVLSNWIPTTLLHFILFDIYRVLRPGGLFWLDHFFFVEPQMGEYVPVIDRVGFKKLRWEVGRKLDRGLELREMYISALLQKPLKNSW, from the coding sequence ATGGACTCCTCCCGTTCCCACCACCGCTTCAGCAACCTTCTCTGCCTCTTTGTCCTCCTCTTCTCCAACCTCCTcactttccttctcttctcctcttcctcttcttcatgccctCCTTGTCCTTCTTCTACTACTACTACTGTTGCTGCATGTGCTACGACTGCAGCATCTGCTTCATCTTCTGCTTCCTCCAGTAATGCCGATGCTTCTCTGCCGGCAGAGTTCGTGGCCTTCACCTCCGCGCAGCCCCTTCCCTTCGGCCACAACCCCAACATGGGCTCCGCGGAGATCCACCCTCCAGCGGGGCTGGCCTGCCCTCTCTTCCCCGACGATCTCGCCGCCTTCATGTCCTACCCCGTCAACGGCTCCTGCCCTGACGACGAGCCCCTGGCCCAGCGCCTCCTCCTCCGAGGCTGCGAGCCCCTCCCACGGCGCCGCTGCCGTCCCGCCGCGCCACTGGACCCCGCCTCGCCCCTCCCCCACCCGGCCGCCCTCTGGTCGCTCCCCCCGGACCGCTCCATCCACTGGTCCGCCTACTCCTGCAAGTCCTTCCGCTGCCTCGTGGACCGCAAGCGCTCCCCCTCCTTCGACGACTGCAAGGACTGCTTCGACATCCTCGACGGCAGCCGCGAGCGGCGCCGCTGGGTGGCCCCCTCCGACAACCCCCTCGActtctccatcgacgaggtcctcCAGGCCGCCGACCCCGTCGGTTCAGTGCGCATCGGCCTCGACATCGGCGGCGGCTCCGGAACCTTCGCCGTCCGCATGCGGGAACGCAACGTCACCATCGTCTCCACCACCATGAACTTCAACGGGCCCTTCAGCAGCTTCATGGCCGCCCGCGGGGTGGTGCCGCTCTACCTGAGCGTCTCGCAGCGGCTGCCCTTCTTCGACAACACCCTCGACCTGGTGCACTCCATGCACGTGCTCAGCAACTGGATCCCCACCACCCTGCTCCACTTCATCCTCTTCGACATCTACCGGGTGCTGCGCCCCGGCGGCCTCTTCTGGCTCGACCACTTCTTCTTCGTGGAGCCTCAGATGGGCGAGTATGTGCCCGTCATCGACCGCGTCGGCTTCAAGAAGCTCCGGTGGGAGGTGGGCAGGAAGCTGGACAGGGGCCTCGAGCTGCGGGAGATGTACATCTCCGCCCTGCTGCAGAAGCCACTCAAGAACTCCTGGTAG
- the LOC103968548 gene encoding microtubule-associated protein 70-1 yields the protein MSDLRDFGGEGFLGEAAGGNATPQPAPEALTASASFKIEGKSAPALRRRASMKPNLEVDEFINLLHGSDPVKVELNRLENEVRDKDRELSESQAEIKALRLSERAREKAVEELTEELNKMDEKLKLTESLLENRNLEIKRINDEKKAALAAQFAAEATLRRVHADQKDDDMPPIEAILAPLEAELKLSRQEIAKLQDDNRALDRLTKSKEAALLEAERTVQIALAKASMVDDLQNKNQELMKQIEICQEENKILDKMHRQKVAEVEKLSQTVRELEEAVLAGGAAANAVRDYQRKVQEMSEEMKTLDRELARAKVTANRVAVVVANEWKDASDKVMPVKQWLEERRFMQGEMQQLRDKLAITERTARSEAQLKEKFQVRLKVLEEGLRMSAGGSNRTIVEGKSVSNGPSRRQSLGGAENVPKSVNGFLSKRPSFQMRSSLSSSMVLKHAKGASKSFDGGTRSLDRSKALLNGASLSLNRSSDATAENISHNSWKEIPEEKTNELSNVDSDDCVSGLLYDMLQKEVITLRKACHEKDQSLKDKDDAIEMLAKKVDTLTKAMEVEAKKMRREVAAMEKEVAAMRVEKEQDNKSKRLGGSKAPSSSSQLLPGRTVPRGGLMRNP from the exons ATGTCAGATCTGCGCGACTTCGGCGGGGAAGGGTTCTTAGGCGAGGCCGCCGGGGGGAATGCGACGCCGCAGCCGGCACCGGAGGCTCTGACGGCGTCTGCGTCGTTCAAGATTGAGGGGAAGTCGGCGCCGGCCCTGAGGCGAAGGGCCTCGATGAAGCCCAACTTGGAGGTGGACGAGTTTATTAATCTGCTCCACGGATCGGATCCGGTGAAGGTCGAGCTGAATAGGCTCGAGAATGAAGTCAGAG ACAAAGATCGAGAATTATCTGAGTCACAGGCGGAGATCAAAGCTCTGAGGTTGTCTGAGCGCGCGAGAGAGAAGGCAGTCGAAGAG CTAACGGAAGAATTGAATAAGATGGATGAGAAGCTCAAGCTCACTGAATCACTTCTTGAGAACAGG AATCTTGAAATTAAGAGGATAAATGATGAAAAGAAAGCAGCATTGGCTGCACAATTTGCAGCAGAGGCGACACTTAGAAGAGTCCATGCAGATCAAAAAGATGATGACATGCCCCCAATTGAAGCCATTCTTGCACCTCTTGAGGCAGAGTTGAAGCTATCTCGGCAGGAG ATTGCAAAGCTACAGGATGACAACAGGGCATTAGATCGTCTTACCAAATCAAAAGAAGCAGCACTGCTGGAAGCAGAACGGACCGTACAGATTGCTTTAGCAAAGGCCTCTATGGTGGACGATTTACAAAATAAGAACCAGGAATTAATGAAACAGATCGAAATATGTCAG GAAGAGAACAAGATCCTGGATAAAATGCATCGACAAAAGGTTGCTGAGGTTGAAAAGCTTAGCCAGACTGTACGAGAACTGGAAGAGGCTGTTCTTGCAGGTGGTGCAGCTGCAAATGCCGTAAGGGATTACCAGCGAAAAGTTCAGGAGATGAGT GAAGAGATGAAAacgcttgatcgtgaacttgctcGGGCAAAGGTTACAGCTAATAGGGTTGCAGTGGTTGTGGCAAATGAATGGAAAGATGCTAGTGACAAAGTAATGCCTGTTAAACAGTGGCTTGAGGAACGGAGATTCATGCAG GGTGAGATGCAGCAACTTCGGGACAAGCTTGCTATAACAGAACGTACTGCAAGATCTGAAGCTCAGTTGAAA GAGAAGTTTCAGGTACGGCTCAAGGTTTTGGAAGAGGGATTGAGAATGTCAGCAGGTGGCAGTAACCGCACCATTGTAGAGGGGAAGAGTGTAAGCAATGGTCCTTCACGCCGCCAGTCCCTTGGTGGAGCTGAGAATGTTCCTAAGAGTGTTAATGGCTTCCTTTCAAAGCGACCATCATTTCAGATGAGATCTTCTCTTTCCAGTAGCATGGTACTGAAACATGCCAAAGGGGCATCGAAGTCATTTGATGGTGGCACTAGGTCATTGGACCGAAGCAAAGCCCTCCTGAATGGAGCTAGTTTGTCACTGAACAGATCTTCTGATGCAACTGCAGAGAATATCTCACATAACAGTTGGAAGGAAATTCCAGAAGAGAAAACCAATGAGTTATCTAATGTTGACTCAGATGATTGTGTCTCTGGACTTCTGTATGATATGTTGCAGAAGGAGGTAATTACTCTGAGGAAAGCATGCCATGAGAAGGACCAGAGCTTAAAAGACAAGGATGATGCGATTGAG ATGCTGGCCAAGAAAGTTGATACATTGACTAAAGCTATGGAAGTGGAAGCAAAAAAGATGAGAAGGGAAGTAGCTGCAATGGAGAAAGAGGTGGCTgctatgagagtggagaaagaacAAGATAACAAGTCTAAGCGACTTGGTGGTTCGAAAGCTCCATCTAGTAGTTCACAGTTGCTTCCTGGAAG GACTGTCCCTCGAGGTGGGTTGATGCGCAATCCATAA